The Montipora foliosa isolate CH-2021 chromosome 14, ASM3666993v2, whole genome shotgun sequence genome window below encodes:
- the LOC137984528 gene encoding uncharacterized protein codes for MDIKSDNDPRLLNVDLARVEKWLTVNKLTLNASKTEFMLIGSRQRLSTFHNPPSLMIDGAPITHVTSTKSLGVHIDQTLSWNVHVENLCKKIASGIGALKRVRSFVPHETLRSIFMSLVQPHFDYCNSVWGCCGKTLPSKLQKLQNRAACILTYSNYDANADNLIKKLGWIKLDSQRTIHKALMVYKSLNDLTPDYLSYKFVDRSSVSNYSSRDTEGKLAIPQPHTHYRKNSFSYSGAVFWNSLPIELRQADSLSAFRAGCERLFSSG; via the coding sequence ATGGATATCAAATCTGATAACGATCCCAGACTGTTAAATGTGGATCTTGCTAGAGTTGAAAAATGGTTAACTGTTAACAAGCTTACCCTTAACGCatctaaaactgagtttatgttgATCGGATCGAGGCAGAGGCTAAGCACATTTCACAATCCTCCGTCACTTATGATTGACGGTGCACCTATAACTCATGTTACCTCTACGAAATCTCTTGGTGTTCATATTGACCAGACTCTATCCTGGAATGTTCATGTTGAGAATTTATGTAAGAAAATCGCGTCTGGTATCGGAGCTTTGAAGAGAGTGAGGTCTTTCGTTCCACACGAGACTCTCCGATCAATCTTCATGTCTTTGGTACAGCCTCACTTCGACTACTGTAACTCTGTCTGGGGATGCTGCGGCAAAACCCTACCCAGTAaacttcaaaaacttcaaaatcgcGCTGCGTGTATACTCACTTACTCGAATTATGATGCCAACGCTGATAACCTCATTAAAAAACTCGGAtggataaaacttgattctcaaCGAACAATCCATAAGGCTCTGATGGTTTATAAGTCGCTTAATGATCTTACTCCAGATTACCTTAGTTACAAATTTGTTGACCGTAGTAGCGTCTCCAATTACTCCTCAAGGGACACAGAGGGCAAACTAGCCATCCCACAGCCACACACACACTATAGGAAGAATAGCTTCAGTTACTCTGGAGCAGTTTTTTGGAATAGCTTACCAATCGAGTTGCGGCAGGCTGACTCCCTTAGCGCGTTCCGGGCTGGCTGTGAGCGTCTCTTTTCATCAGGTTAA